In the genome of Ananas comosus cultivar F153 linkage group 11, ASM154086v1, whole genome shotgun sequence, one region contains:
- the LOC109717511 gene encoding probable high-affinity nitrate transporter 2.4: MIRRRRXILPCHLSAASSASLLSALLSRLLLGPACHLLPSRLVLAAVSLLSALPLPFIAAVAASPADYIALRAVSGVSLAAFVANQDWVAAIFAPRVVGAAAALAAGWANAGAAAAQLVMPRAFELLRGPLGFTTDAAWRLAFVVPAALQVATALAVVFLADDDDVPGNKNKKNNKKELEGSGSFWEVLEDGVGNYRGWVLALTYGYCYGAELIMENIAARYFYEKFGLDMDSAGAAAAFFGAMNVVARPAGGMASDELGRRFGMRGRLWGLWAAQTVAGMLCILLGRMGRWSSSSVAPTVAVMVVFALFVQAASGLTFGIVPFVSKRSMGVISGMTGSGGVVGAMTMQLLFFSGSKYAIETGISSMGAMIVVCTLPIALIRFPESGGMFCGPHSSSSAARDGDYGVADEYLLLLK; the protein is encoded by the exons ATGATCAGACGGAGGCGGANCATCCTCCCCTGCCAcctctccgccgcctcctccgcctccctccTCTCCGCCCTCCTCTCCCGTCTCCTCCTCGGCCCCGCCTGCCACCTCCTCCCCTCCCGCCTCGTCCTCGCCGCCGTCTCCCTCCTCTCcgccctccccctccccttcatcgccgccgtcgccgcctccccGGCCGATTACATTGCTCTCCGCGCCGTCTCCGGCGTCTCCCTCGCCGCCTTCGTCGCCAACCAGGACTGGGTCGCCGCCATCTTCGCGCCCCGAgtcgtcggcgccgccgccgccctcgccgccggCTGGGCCAacgccggcgccgccgcagccCAGCTCGTCATGCCCCGCGCATTCGAGCTGCTGCGAGGTCCCCTCGGCTTCACCACCGACGCCGCATGGCGCCTCGCCTTTGTCGTCCCCGCCGCGCTCCAG GTGGCCACCGCCCTCGCCGTCGTCTTCCTCGCAGACGACGACGACGTCCCCGGaaacaagaacaagaagaacAACAAGAAGGAGTTGGAAGGTTCTGGAAGCTTCTGGGAGGTTCTGGAGGATGGGGTGGGGAACTACCGGGGGTGGGTGCTGGCACTCACGTACGG gtATTGCTATGGCGCGGAGCTGATAATGGAGAACATAGCGGCGCGATACTTTTACGAAAAGTTCGGGCTGGATATGGATTCGgcgggtgcggcggcggcgtttTTCGGGGCTATGAACGTGGTGGCGCGGCCGGCGGGTGGTATGGCGTCGGACGAGCTCGGGAGGCGGTTCGGAATGAGGGGGAGGCTGTGGGGGCTGTGGGCGGCGCAGACGGTGGCCGGAATGCTTTGCATTTTGCTCGGGAGGATGGGGCggtggtcgtcgtcgtcggtggCGCCGACGGTGGCGGTGATGGTGGTGTTTGCACTCTTTGTCCAGGCGGCCTCCGGCCTCACTTTCGGAATCGTTCCCTTCGTCTCCAAGAG GTCAATGGGAGTGATTTCCGGGATGACGGGGAGCGGCGGGGTGGTTGGCGCGATGACGATGCAGCTGCTCTTCTTCTCGGGATCAAAGTACGCGATCGAGACCGGCATTTCCAGCATGGGCGCCATGATCGTCGTCTGTACTCTTCCGATCGCCCTCATCCGCTTCCCCGAATCCGGAGGAATGTTCTGCGGGCCGCACTCGTCGTCTTCTGCGGCCCGCGACGGCGATTATGGTGTGGCAGATGAATACCTGCTGCTGCTCAAATAA